One genomic window of Serinus canaria isolate serCan28SL12 chromosome 4, serCan2020, whole genome shotgun sequence includes the following:
- the LOC103825276 gene encoding olfactory receptor 14J1-like: MCYDRYVSICKPLHYGTLLGSRACAHMAAAAWASAFLYSLLHTANTFSLPLCHGNALGQFFCEIPQILKLSCSNSYLRENGLIAVSACLLFSCFVFIIFSYVQIFRAVLRIPSEQGRHKAFSTCLPHLAVVSLFFSTGSISHLKPPSMSSPSLDLALSVLYSVVPPALNPLIYSLRNQELKAAVWRLMTAWFQKH; this comes from the coding sequence ATGTGCTACGACCGCtacgtgtccatctgcaaacccctgcactacgggaccctcctgggcagcagagcttgtgcccacatggcagcagctgcctgggccagtgcctttctctactcactgctgcacacagccaatacattttccctgcccctgtgccatggcaatgccctgggccagttcttctgtgaaatcccacAGATCCTGAAACTCTCCTGCTCAAATTCCTACCTCAGGGAAAATGGGCTAATTGCAGTTAGTGCCTGTTTGCTatttagttgttttgtgttcattattttctcctatgtgcagatcttcagggctgtgctgaggatcccctctgagcagggacggcacaaagccttttccacctgcctccctcacctggctgtggtctccttgtttttcagcacaGGCTCAATTTCTCACCTGAAGCCCCCCTCCatgtcctccccatccctggatttggccctgtcagttctgtactcggtggtgcctccagccctgaaccccctcatctacagcctgaggaaccaggagctcaaggctgcagtgtggagaCTGATGACTGCATGGTTTCAGAAGCATTAA
- the AP1AR gene encoding AP-1 complex-associated regulatory protein isoform X2, whose amino-acid sequence MGNCWAQWCCGLFLRRDAGRIQRGGGSKYFRTCSTGEHFTIEFENLVESDEGESPGSSHRPLTEEEIADLKERHYDSIAEKQRVVDLKLQSEQRRQHRITQQRAHAVNNGEFQSYVAEEDLDPFLRNTKFQYEAFRSSRLSSDATVLTPNTESSCDLMTKTKSVSGNDDSTSLDLEWEDEEGMNRMIPVRERSKTEEDILRAALKFNSRKPGSHPASASDDSNGLEWENDFVSAAAALDDNGNSEYAGFVNPVLELSASDVRLAECERQDR is encoded by the exons ATGGGGAACTGCTGGGCGCAGTGGTGCTGCGGGCTGTTCCTGCGGAGGGATGCCGGCCGCATCCAGCGCGGCGGAGG ATCCAAGTATTTTAGAACGTGTTCAACAGGAGAACACTTCACTATAGAG tttgAGAACCTGGTGGAAAGTGATGAG ggGGAGAGCCCAGGAAGCAGTCACAG GCCTCTGACTGAGGAAGAAATTGCAGACCTGAAAGAGAGACACTACGACTCCATTGCTGAGAAGCAGAGGGTTGTTGATCTGAAGCTTCAGTCAGAG CAACGTAGGCAGCACAGGATaacacagcagagagcacaTGCTGTTAACAATGGAGAGTTCCAGAG CTATGTGGCAGAGGAGGACCTTGATCCTTTCCTGAGGAACACAAAATTCCAGTATGAAGCTTTCCGAAGCAGCA ggCTTTCATCTGATGCCACGGTGCTGACACCCAACACGGAGAGCAGTTGTGACTTGATGACCAAAACCAAATCAGTGAGTGGGAACGATGACAGCACCTCCTTGGATTTAGAGTGGGAGGATGAAGAAG GCATGAACAGGATGATCCCGGTGCGGGAGCGCTCCAAGACAGAGGAGGACATCCTGCGGGCGGCGCTGAAGTTCAACAGCAGGAAGCCAGGGAGCCACCCGGCCTCAGCCTCCGATGATTCCAACGGGCTGGAGTGGGAGAACGACTTCgtcagcgccgccgccgccctggACGACAACGGCAACTCCGAGTACGCCGGCTTCGTCAACCCCGTGCTGGAACTGTCGGCCTCGGACGTCAGGCTGGCGGAGTGCGAGCGCCAGGACAGATAG
- the AP1AR gene encoding AP-1 complex-associated regulatory protein isoform X1, whose translation MGNCWAQWCCGLFLRRDAGRIQRGGGSKYFRTCSTGEHFTIEFENLVESDEGESPGSSHRPLTEEEIADLKERHYDSIAEKQRVVDLKLQSELALQEEKLRLEEEALYAAQRQAARAAKQKKLLEQRRQHRITQQRAHAVNNGEFQSYVAEEDLDPFLRNTKFQYEAFRSSRLSSDATVLTPNTESSCDLMTKTKSVSGNDDSTSLDLEWEDEEGMNRMIPVRERSKTEEDILRAALKFNSRKPGSHPASASDDSNGLEWENDFVSAAAALDDNGNSEYAGFVNPVLELSASDVRLAECERQDR comes from the exons ATGGGGAACTGCTGGGCGCAGTGGTGCTGCGGGCTGTTCCTGCGGAGGGATGCCGGCCGCATCCAGCGCGGCGGAGG ATCCAAGTATTTTAGAACGTGTTCAACAGGAGAACACTTCACTATAGAG tttgAGAACCTGGTGGAAAGTGATGAG ggGGAGAGCCCAGGAAGCAGTCACAG GCCTCTGACTGAGGAAGAAATTGCAGACCTGAAAGAGAGACACTACGACTCCATTGCTGAGAAGCAGAGGGTTGTTGATCTGAAGCTTCAGTCAGAG TTAGCCTTACAAGAGGAGAAGTTAAGACTAGAAGAGGAGGCTTTATATGCTGCACAACGTcaagcagccagggcagcaaagcagaaaaagctcTTGGAG CAACGTAGGCAGCACAGGATaacacagcagagagcacaTGCTGTTAACAATGGAGAGTTCCAGAG CTATGTGGCAGAGGAGGACCTTGATCCTTTCCTGAGGAACACAAAATTCCAGTATGAAGCTTTCCGAAGCAGCA ggCTTTCATCTGATGCCACGGTGCTGACACCCAACACGGAGAGCAGTTGTGACTTGATGACCAAAACCAAATCAGTGAGTGGGAACGATGACAGCACCTCCTTGGATTTAGAGTGGGAGGATGAAGAAG GCATGAACAGGATGATCCCGGTGCGGGAGCGCTCCAAGACAGAGGAGGACATCCTGCGGGCGGCGCTGAAGTTCAACAGCAGGAAGCCAGGGAGCCACCCGGCCTCAGCCTCCGATGATTCCAACGGGCTGGAGTGGGAGAACGACTTCgtcagcgccgccgccgccctggACGACAACGGCAACTCCGAGTACGCCGGCTTCGTCAACCCCGTGCTGGAACTGTCGGCCTCGGACGTCAGGCTGGCGGAGTGCGAGCGCCAGGACAGATAG
- the TIFA gene encoding TRAF-interacting protein with FHA domain-containing protein A isoform X3 yields the protein MSSFEEAETEETVTCLHLTFYHPGQAEKMMFRCLDFCQRQQLRADDTAKFGRDSSLCGYSLVDTRVSRIQFSLQFYRKLHTSEYAFEIKNLSKKTKLTVNQTELGYLNKTDLPWRCIICFGDYQILAEIQEGEATDYFETHLHLAEAPILQERCLPSLQPVPENGISPSFPLSQGKSPTEIDENEMC from the coding sequence ATGAGCTCCTTCGAGGAGGCCGAAACAGAGGAGACAGTGACGTGCCTCCACCTGACCTTCTACCACCCTGGGCAGGCCGAGAAGATGATGTTCCGCTGCTTGGATTTCTGCCAGCGGCAGCAGCTGCGGGCGGACGACACGGCCAAGTTCGGCCGCGACTCCAGCCTGTGCGGCTACAGCCTGGTGGACACGCGCGTCTCCCGCATCCAGTTCTCCCTGCAGTTCTACAGGAAGCTCCACACCTCCGAGTACGCCTTCGAGATCAAGAACCTGAGCAAGAAAACGAAGCTGACCGTCAACCAAACGGAGCTGGGTTACTTGAACAAAACCGACCTGCCCTGGAGGTGCATCATCTGCTTCGGGGACTACCAGATCCTGGCGGAGATTCAAGAAGGGGAGGCCACGGATTATTTTGAGACTCACTTGCACTTGGCTGAAGCACCCATCTTACAAGAAAGGtgcctgccatccctgcagcctgtgcccgAGAATggcatttctccttcctttcctcttagCCAAGGTAAAAGCCCCACAGAGATTGATGAGAACGAGATGTGCTAG
- the TIFA gene encoding TRAF-interacting protein with FHA domain-containing protein A isoform X2 — translation MAAHMFLCRSVPWVWHLPAPRAPLIMSSFEEAETEETVTCLHLTFYHPGQAEKMMFRCLDFCQRQQLRADDTAKFGRDSSLCGYSLVDTRVSRIQFSLQFYRKLHTSEYAFEIKNLSKKTKLTVNQTELGYLNKTDLPWRCIICFGDYQILAEIQEGEATDYFETHLHLAEAPILQERCLPSLQPVPENGISPSFPLSQGKSPTEIDENEMC, via the exons ATGGCTGCTCACATGTTTCTCTG CCGCTCCGTGCCGTGGGTTTGGCATCTCCCGGCACCAAGGGCTCCTCTCATCATGAGCTCCTTCGAGGAGGCCGAAACAGAGGAGACAGTGACGTGCCTCCACCTGACCTTCTACCACCCTGGGCAGGCCGAGAAGATGATGTTCCGCTGCTTGGATTTCTGCCAGCGGCAGCAGCTGCGGGCGGACGACACGGCCAAGTTCGGCCGCGACTCCAGCCTGTGCGGCTACAGCCTGGTGGACACGCGCGTCTCCCGCATCCAGTTCTCCCTGCAGTTCTACAGGAAGCTCCACACCTCCGAGTACGCCTTCGAGATCAAGAACCTGAGCAAGAAAACGAAGCTGACCGTCAACCAAACGGAGCTGGGTTACTTGAACAAAACCGACCTGCCCTGGAGGTGCATCATCTGCTTCGGGGACTACCAGATCCTGGCGGAGATTCAAGAAGGGGAGGCCACGGATTATTTTGAGACTCACTTGCACTTGGCTGAAGCACCCATCTTACAAGAAAGGtgcctgccatccctgcagcctgtgcccgAGAATggcatttctccttcctttcctcttagCCAAGGTAAAAGCCCCACAGAGATTGATGAGAACGAGATGTGCTAG
- the TIFA gene encoding TRAF-interacting protein with FHA domain-containing protein A isoform X1, which produces MVDPERGLWELPGSSRSVPWVWHLPAPRAPLIMSSFEEAETEETVTCLHLTFYHPGQAEKMMFRCLDFCQRQQLRADDTAKFGRDSSLCGYSLVDTRVSRIQFSLQFYRKLHTSEYAFEIKNLSKKTKLTVNQTELGYLNKTDLPWRCIICFGDYQILAEIQEGEATDYFETHLHLAEAPILQERCLPSLQPVPENGISPSFPLSQGKSPTEIDENEMC; this is translated from the exons ATGGTGGATCCGGAGCGGGGTCTGTGGGAGCTGCCGGGATCCAG CCGCTCCGTGCCGTGGGTTTGGCATCTCCCGGCACCAAGGGCTCCTCTCATCATGAGCTCCTTCGAGGAGGCCGAAACAGAGGAGACAGTGACGTGCCTCCACCTGACCTTCTACCACCCTGGGCAGGCCGAGAAGATGATGTTCCGCTGCTTGGATTTCTGCCAGCGGCAGCAGCTGCGGGCGGACGACACGGCCAAGTTCGGCCGCGACTCCAGCCTGTGCGGCTACAGCCTGGTGGACACGCGCGTCTCCCGCATCCAGTTCTCCCTGCAGTTCTACAGGAAGCTCCACACCTCCGAGTACGCCTTCGAGATCAAGAACCTGAGCAAGAAAACGAAGCTGACCGTCAACCAAACGGAGCTGGGTTACTTGAACAAAACCGACCTGCCCTGGAGGTGCATCATCTGCTTCGGGGACTACCAGATCCTGGCGGAGATTCAAGAAGGGGAGGCCACGGATTATTTTGAGACTCACTTGCACTTGGCTGAAGCACCCATCTTACAAGAAAGGtgcctgccatccctgcagcctgtgcccgAGAATggcatttctccttcctttcctcttagCCAAGGTAAAAGCCCCACAGAGATTGATGAGAACGAGATGTGCTAG